In Carassius gibelio isolate Cgi1373 ecotype wild population from Czech Republic chromosome B19, carGib1.2-hapl.c, whole genome shotgun sequence, one DNA window encodes the following:
- the azin1b gene encoding antizyme inhibitor 1b, with amino-acid sequence MKGFVDAPNYLVELLEGGTTLDDVIENHVYEQNLAEKNAFVVADLGALMRQHVLWKTTMPLIRPFYPVSCNSSPVVIEVLSALGVGFVCANKAETTLVLNHDVPPENIILSGVCKQLSLIKHAAKIGINYLVCENEAELRKIARVHPEAKLLLQVSTDAQVEEASVTIGCSLKSCRHLLEMAKELSVNVVGVTFQVPASCRDPQAYTHALSDARCIFDMAKELGFDMKILDIGGGFSGSEFQLKQVNSIVEPLMEAYFPSASGVSVIGEPGNFFVFSFTLAVNVIGKKAIYRDLHSSTHDKLAPNDGPEFVYYMNDGVYGSFMGKLFGKAITTPSVHKLSLTLDEPVFSSSLWGPSCDPLDQVVEHCLLPELAVGDWLIFSNMGASGQEGPATLSDTDQPPVYYTISTDDWFEMQEAGISLDDTMKNLSLVQYGL; translated from the exons ATGAAAGGATTTGTTGATGCACCAAACTACTTAGTTGAACTACTTGAGGGAGGAACGACCCTTGATGATGTTATCGAGAACCACGTCTATGAGCAGAATCTG GCTGAAAAGAATGCATTTGTTGTGGCCGACCTTGGGGCCCTAATGAGACAGCATGTCCTGTGGAAGACCACTATGCCTCTCATTCGCCCCTTCTACCCAGTCAGCTGTAACAGCAGCCCTGTAGTCATTGAAGTCCTGTCTGCTCTTGGCGTTGGTTTTGTCTGTGCAAATAAG GCTGAAACCACATTGGTACTCAATCATGATGTCCCTCCTGAGAACATCATCCTGTCTGGAGTTTGTAAGCAGCTTTCACTCATTAAACATGCGGCCAAGATCGGCATTAACTATTTGGTGTGTGAAAATGAGGCAGAGCTTCGCAAAATTGCCCGTGTTCATCCAGAGGCAAA GCTTTTGCTTCAAGTGTCTACTGACGCACAGGTTGAGGAAGCAAGTGTGACCATTGGTTGCTCCCTGAAGAGCTGTAGACACCTTCTGGAAATGGCCAAGGAGTTGAGTGTGAATGTGGTTGGAGTCAC GTTCCAGGTACCAGCATCATGCCGAGATCCCCAAGCATACACCCATGCACTGTCAGACGCCCGCTGCATCTTTGACATGGCG AAGGAACTAGGCTTTGACATGAAGATCCTGGATATTGGTGGAGGATTTAGTGGTTCTGAGTTTCAGTTGAAACAG GTAAATTCGATCGTCGAACCCCTAATGGAGGCCTATTTCCCCTCAGCATCTGGAGTGAGTGTCATCGGTGAACCGGGAAATTTCTTTGTGTTTTCCTTCACTCTGGCTGTCAATGTTATTGGCAAAAAAGCAATATACCGGGATCTCCATAGCAGCACTCATG ATAAGCTGGCCCCAAACGATGGACCAGAATTTGTATATTACATGAACGATGGTGTTTATGGGTCTTTCATGGGGAAGTTGTTTGGAAAAGCCATCACCACACCTTCTGTCCACAAG CTGTCGCTCACCCTAGATGAGCCCGTGTTTTCCAGCAGCCTGTGGGGTCCATCGTGTGACCCACTGGACCAGGTGGTGGAGCACTGCCTGCTCCCTGAGCTCGCTGTTGGGGACTGGCTCATTTTCAGCAACATGGGGGCCAGTGGTCAGGAGGGTCCAGCAACCCTCAGTGACACAGACCAACCACCTGTGTATTACACCATCTCCACAGATGACTG GTTTGAGATGCAAGAGGCTGGAATTTCTCTTGATGATACCATGAAAAACCTCTCATTGGTCCAGTATGGCTTGTAA